The Bombus terrestris unplaced genomic scaffold, iyBomTerr1.2, whole genome shotgun sequence genome segment ctaacgtatgacgttatgtagtattacgatataacctacaacgttatatagaattacgatataacgtacagcgttatgtcgtattacgttataacgtatcatgtcatgtagtattacgttataacgtataacgttatgtggtattacgttataacgaatgacatcatgtagtattacgttattacgaataacgttatattgtgttactttataacgaatgaagtcatgtagtaatactttataagttatgacgttatgtagtattacggtataacgtatgacgtgatgtagtattacgatataacgtatgacgttatgtagtttaatgttattacgaataacgttatattgtgttactatataacttatgacgttatgtagtattaccttcttccgtataacgttatattgtgttactttataacgtattactatatgttgtattacgttataacgtataacgtcatgtagtattacgttataacgaatgacatcatgtagtattacgttattacgaataacgttatattgtgttactttataacgaatgaagtcatgtagtaatactttataagttatgacgttatgtagtattacggtataacgtatgacgtgatgtagtattacgatataacgtatgacgttacgcagtattacgttataacgtatgacgttatgttgtattacgttatgacttaaaactttatgtagtattacgatataacgtacaacgttatatagaattacgatataacacacaacgttatgttgtattacgttataacgtatgacgttatgttgtatttcgctataaagtatgaccatatatagattatatagaattacgatataacgcacaacattatgtagtattacgttataccgtatgacgttatattgtgttactttataacctattgatgttatgttgtattacgttataacgtatgatgttatgtggtattacgctacaacgaatgacgatatgtagtattacgttacatcttatgacgtcatgtagaactagaatataacgtatgacgttatgtaatattacgttattaccaataatgttatattgtgttactttataacgtatgacgttatgtagtattacgttagaacgtatgatgttatgtggtattacgctacaacgaatgacgatatgtagtattacgttacatcgtatgacgtcatgtagaactAGAATACaacgaatgacatcatgtagtattacgttattacgaataacgttatattgtgttactttatgacgaatgaagtcatgtagtaatacttcATAAgttatgacattatgtagtagtacgatattacgaataacgttatattgtgttactttataacgtatgacattatgtagtatcacgttatagcgtatgacgtcatgtagtatacggtataacgtatgacgtcatgtagtattacgatataacgtacaacgttatatagaattacgatataacgcacaacgttatgtcgtattacgttataacgtatcatgtaatgtagtattacgttataacgtatgacgttatgtagtattacgttataacatatagcgtcatgtagtattacgttataacgtatgacgtcatgtattattacgatacgatatatgacgttatgcagtattgggttataacgtatgacgttacgcagtattacgctataacgtatgacgttatggagtattacgttataacgtatgacgttatgttgtattcgctataacgtatgacgttatgtagtattagtttataacgtatgacgtcatgtagttttacgttacaacgtatgacgttatgtagtattactttattacgaataacgttatattgtgttactttataacgtatggccttatgttgtattacgttataacgtataacgtcatgtagaattacgttgtaacgtatgacgtcatgtagtattacgatataacgtacaacgttatatagaattacgatataacgcacaacgttatgtcgtattaccttataacgtatcatgtcatgtagtattacgttataacgtatgacgttatgtagtattacgttataacgtataacgtcatgtagtattacgttataacgtatgacattacgcagtattacgttataacgtttgacgtcatgtattattaggatatatcgtatgacgttatgcagtattacgttacaacgtaagacgttatgcagtattacgttattacgaataacgttacattgtgttactttataacgtatgacgttatgtagtattacgttataacggatgacatcatgtagtattactttataacgtatgacgtgatgtagtattactttttaatgtatgacgttatgtagtattacggtattacgaataacgttatattgtgttactttataacgtatgacgtcatgtagtgttatgttataagttttgacgtcacgtagtattacgttataacgtatgacgttatgtattattacgatttaacgtatgacgttatgcagtattgggttgtaacgtatgacgttacgcagtattacgttataacatataactttatatggtattacgatataacgtacaacgttatatagaatttcgatttaacgcacaacgttatgtagtattacgttataacgaattacgttacgttgtattacgctataaagtatgacgatatatagattgtatagaaatacgatgtaacgcagaacgttaagtagtattacattataccttatgacgttatattgtgttacattataacgtgtgacgttatcttgtattacgttttaacgtatgacgtcatgtagtactagaatatagcgtatgacgtcatgtagtaatagaatataacgtatggcgttatgtagtattactttctaacgtatgacgttatgtagtattacgatataacctacaacgttattgtattttcgagctatcgcggggaggcgcggtcgttagaatacgcgccaacgggagtcgtaaattcccgttacgattaaaatgatcgacaccacgaatagttcgatccccgtatttcgattaagataataggggtgattcaggtatgataacactgtgactcacagagttaaaatttatatttctaacacttagtatacacgattaaatagatataaataattaacaacttatcgcacgaaaataatatagatgtgtacaatatagagcaaggctcttacaattgaatttagtctattagtggacgtagcactgtaggatacttagtagaataagtgaatgttcgacaatgtCGCGGACCGACTTGGTTTACGTTCCGTTGGCGTTATATTTagagttagaagttaggcgttagattttTTACTCAatgctttacgatatttatataggctcgtctgacctctcgatgtgtaacgttcgactcgtcacaaggaactgatcgactttggatgatttctttgtctcatctttaagacgacccccaccatccttaggtcacgccaccgttcgcgcctatgatcacgtatgtccgctcttgcgtggaaaacgtaacggaccaaattcgacgtttcgagaactcgctgcttggcaacagctatgcgctcgtcgatatattgtatatgatccggcggtcagataagacgatctgactgagacattgtagggccgcgagtgacggttagaaaatacagcctgtgttaaacctcgtggcgtaacatcctccccccgttgagagggtaccgatcaaatgatatggtgtggagtcagttgcgtcgctggcgaatctccttggctccgtgtgggtggtcggactcgtctggatctgggtgaatggataaggggaccagtcttttgacgccacgatccagggtagttgttgccgtctgcacggtggcggtccgtatgattccgtcgactcctggatggaccttgatcacgcggcccaaaggccattgcatggatggtacgttatcctccctgagaACTACTACGGTGCCTTCTCGGATATCATGTTTGCCCTTATCCCATTTATTGCGGCGGGTTAGCTCGTTGAGGTACTCTCGATGCCATCTGCTCCAGAACTGCTGTTTGATCTGGTGGATGCGCTGCCAACTTGATAGCCGCCCTGATGGAACTGTTCTGAAATCACGCTCCCGTAAATTCGTGAGTGTGTCACCGATTAGAAAATGACCGGGAGTGAGGACAGGGGGATCTTTCGGATCGGATGATATGGGAGTCAGTGGGCGTGAATTAAGGATGGCTTCAATTTCAACCACAAGAGTATGAAGGTGCTCAAAGGTCAAGAGTTCCGTGCCGACGACGCGGATGAGATGGCGCTTGAAGGATTTCACCGCGGCTTCCCATAAACCGCCAAAGTGTGGTGAGTTTGGAGGGTTGAAACGCCATTGGATCTGTCGGTCGGCGAGAAAAGTCTGTACCCTCTCCTTGTGGTCGTCAGACTGCAATAGGGTCCGGAGTTCTTGCAGCTCCCGGTTGGCCCCGACGAAATTGGTGCCATTGTCGGTAAGGATGGTTGCGCAATGTCCTCGCCTCGAAATGAATCGACGTAAGGCGGCTAGGAAAGCGTCGGTGGTTAGATCGCTGACTAGCTCTATGTGGACCGCCTTGGTTGCTAGACAAACGAATATGGcagcgtatatttttattttacgtcggtTGCGATCCCTCCTCTCCTTGATGTAGAATGGGCCGCAGTAGtcgattccgacgttcgtaAACGGACGCGATTCGGCAATGCGCGCCTCTGGCAAATCACCCATCAAATATTCCACTGGCGGCGGGTTGGGTCTGCAGCAGCGGACGCACCTTTTAATGGTACGCCACACTTGGCTACGACCGTCGATCGGCCAATAGCGCAATCTTACCGCGTACAGGGTAGCTTGTGTCCCGGTGTGGTGGTTTTTCCGATGCTCCTGGTCTATGATGAGCTCTGTAACAGATGCTTTGGGCAATATAATGGGGTGTTTTTGATTGAAGGGTATAGAAGAGTTGGTTAGTCGTCCTCCGACTCGTAATATCCCATCTTCGTCGAGGAAGGGATTTAATGGCTGTAGTTTTCCTCCAACGTCCCTGCTTCGATCTTTCTGTAGTGTCCGAATTTCCGTCGCAAAATGACCGGATTGTATGATTTTGATCACCCTGTTGTGAGCCCTGGTTAATTCGTCTGTTGTTAGATGGGCTGCTaggtgttgtttatgtttccatCGAAGACACCAAGCGACGACTCTGATTAGTCTGGTCCAGGACGAGTATCGGTGGAGGAGGGGgttatcgttgttattcgtcGTTAGACAGATCGTTTTTTTCTGTTCCGGGATGTCCCCCGACGGTGTAAGGATCCAGATCGGCCAGTTCTCCGGCTGCTGCTTGAGCCATTCGGGTCCGTGTTTCCAGATGTTTGGACGCAGGAATTCCTTGGGAGCCTGCCCTCGGGAGATCAGATCCGCTGGGTTGTCATCCGTAGGCACATGCCGCCAATCGGCGATGTTGGTTTTCGCTTGGATCTCGGCCACGCGGTTCGCTACGAATGTTTTTAATGTATGTGGCGAGGACTTGATCCACTGGAGTACGATAGTCGAATCTGTCcaataaactattcgagaaacgTCTATAGTGAGGGAAGTCTTTACCATGGACATTAGCGAGGTGAGGAGCAATGCTCCGCTTAATTCGAGTCTTGGGATTGTCAGGGATTTTAGCGGCGCGACCTTTGATCGCGCGGTGAGTAATTGGGTTTCGATACGTCCATCCGAGCTGCGACTGCGCAGATATATACATGCCCCGTATGCCTTTTCACTGGCGTCGCAAAAACCGTGTAGTTCTATCTGAGTAGCTGCCTTGACCACCGTTTTGCGAGGAAATCGAGTATCACTAAGCAAGGGTAGTTGGGTATAGTATCGGTCCCATTCTGTATGCAACTCGGATGGCAAGGATTCATCCCAGTCTAGTTTTAATGCCCAGACGCGTTGAAGCAATATTTTGGCTCTGACAATCACTGGCGCGAGCAATCCTAGTGGATCATAAATTCGGGCTATCACCGAACTTATTGATCGCTTTGTGACACGGGTGATGGTCGCTGTGGGTGCAACTGAGTATAGTATTGTGTCATCCTGGGAATTCCAATAGATACCTAGAGTTTTCAATGTCTGTGACTCACCCAATTGTAGTGTTCGATTTGTATCTTTCTCGGATAGTCCACGCAGTATGTCCTTATCGTTAGATTCCCATTCACGGATGTTTAAGCCGCCCGATCTGAGAAGGTCCGTGAGTTCGTGTCGTACCGCTGTTAACTCTTCCTTTGTATCGGCCCCGGTGAGGGCGTCGTCGACATAGAAATCACGCTGTACAACCGATGACGCTCGCGGAAATCGATCTCCTTCGTCTTCTGCTAGTTGTTTCAGGCAGCGGAGTGCTAAATATGGGGCAGCTGATAGTCCGAAGGTCACGGTGTTGAGCTGATAAGTATCGATTTCCCCGTTGGAATTGCGCCATAGAATCAGCTGATATTTACGATCGTCTGGGCGTACGAGAATTTGTCGATACATCTTCTCGATGTCACCCGTTAGGACATACTGGTGTGATCGGAATCTCAGCAGAATTTCAACCAGATCTTCTTGGAGTTTGGGTCCGGTATGCAGAGTGTCGTTGAGAGAAACTCCGGTGGTGCTGACTGCTGATCCATCGAACACTACCCGGAGTTTAGTGGTGTTGCTCGATTCCTTTATCACGCCATGATGCGGCAAATAGTAACCATTATTTGAGGGCTGAGTGTGCGGAATCTTGGTCATATGACCTAAGTCTAAATATTCTTGGATCACCGTGTTGTATGCGGCTTCGAATTGCTTATCGCGTTGGAACCGGCGAGAAAGAGCGGCGAGTCTACTCATTGCAACGGACTTTGATGTCCCAAGTGTGGGAAGCTTCTCGTTGAAGGGCAGGGCGACGATATATCGCCCTTCCTTGTTGCGTCGGACATGGTTACGGAAATGTTCTTCGCACTGTAATTCCGATTCTGATAAATGTGTAGTGGAtggtccctcgtcgatttcccagAATCGCGAGAGATCCGTTTGTAGATCGGCTGTGGTAATGTGAAACGAATGTGTGCCCGATTGCGTGGATGGGCTCCCCCCGATAACCCAACCGAAGCGAGTTTTTTGCAAACATAACTCAGTATCGATGGATTGTGGTATTTTAATCTGCCCGACACATAATGAGGCTAACGTTGGTCCCGAgcttagtaatatttcgatagggcttggtatgtgaaatgttggatcggctaattttagatttttgggtATCTGGAGAGCGGACCGATCGATTGGATGGTCTGGGACTTCCGATGATATTGTTGGGATTACTAAAAACGTTGCTGTGCGTTCATATTTGCCATCCGTAGAAACAATGGTGGTCGTTAGTTGGCTCCTTGCGATAGTGGTTAAGTCGTCGAGggctccgattgggaccgaacatctctttcgttttataccgaGGGAGTTTGCGAATTTCTCAGTCATGAAATTCATACTAGAGCCAGTATCTAGCAGTGCTCTGGCTCGAATTGGAGATGCCCTCTTGTCTAGCACATCGATCTGTGTTGTGACCAGCAGATCATGATGCGGCGTAACGTCTAGAGATATATGTGTCGTTTCGGTCCCTTCCTTTGCGGCCCGTTTGTCTAGTCAGTTTTGACCTGGGTGGGTTTTGGACGCGGATTCTGGGACATTACCCTTGGTCCGTGATGCGCGTGACTCATACGAAGTGTGAGCTTTCGTATCGCTTGGGGCCGAAGGTGTAGGGTTATTTGAATGTTTGGCGGGTCGTCTCGAATGGTGGACCGAACGCGGCTTCGATGATCCGGATGGCGATTGTCCATGAGAGGATCGTTTGTACGATGAACGACCTCCCGACGATCGACCGCTTGATGAACGACTGTCTGACCACgaccgaccgctcgatgaacgaTTGCCCGACGcccgaccgctcgatgaacaACTATCCGACGACTGAATGCTTGGCGACCGACCCTTTGACGACCGACCGCAGGACGACCGaggattttcttgtatttgttctcgatgtaggtacgtatgatgtcgtcgcccgcagatatgacacgaacgcgcggtgcactgtgttatcgAATGTCCGTTGCCTAGACAGTTTGTACACAGCGATGCCATTTTTACGAGTTGAAGACGTTCTATGGTTGATTTGGCTTTGAAAACCTTACAGTCTCTGAGTTTGTGGGGTCCGTCGCAGGTCGGACACACCAGCGCCCTGCTGGTTGTGGCATAGGTTCGTCCACGTGGTAGGTTATATCGGCGACGAGGAGGTTTGGGGGGTGACTCCTTTGTTTTCGTTACTTTAGAGAGGAGCTGATTCCCGTTGGCTCGTGTTTTTAGGAATTCCATCAGCTGATGGTAGGAAGGTACTTCCTGAtttggcaacgtacgttgccatttacgcatactggacgcaggcaattttgacgcgatcaACTCGATCAGTACTACATCTGAAGTTACCGACTGTCCTAATCTTTCGAGCGCTTTGAGATTTACGCTGATGGTTTCCATCAAATCCTCAATGGCTTCAGgagtttccttttctatttcgggATAACCGCGCATCAATTCCCAATGGCGCATACAGATCCGGAGGGGGCAATTGAATTTCTCCTTCAATGTGTTAAGCGCGATGGGGTAGTTGGCATCTGTGGGTTCCAATGATTGGATGCTCCGTGCGGCCCGTCCAGTGATAGCTGCgcgtagatattgaaatttctggacatttgttaaattttcattgcgatctaccgtggatgagaacgtgtcataaaaataggtccagttctcgagggcaccgtcgaactgaggAGCGCGGACCTCTGGTAGGGTGAGTGATGTCGGCTCGGGCTTCACGCCTGAATCGCGCGTTTTAGTTGGCGAGGGGTTTGGTGCGGGTATTTTATCAAGGAGACCTGTGAACCGTACGTCAATCTCCAGCTTCTCTTGATACAACGCGGCGGCCCGACCGACTTCCCCTTCATCTAACCCTTCTAACTCGTCTTGAACCGCGACTAACTTCTTCCAGATGTCGTCGAACGCTTGAcggcaagatactaagtaaCCGTTGTTTACTTGAccagactcttcgtattcatcgagttggcgtttcgtgattgtaaagcggttggcgaggccgctgcgtctccgcctcaatgtgctgatcgagtcaggttgagccatgtttggtgttaatggtaggaacgatcttaccttgatcaaatgggcgttgatctgagagtcgttttttactcgctacagtgtggtgtggtctcgtgtagatgctgaacgaaggaggtgttcctctccggtggcggctcctttggtcagttgactaaGATGTTGGAgtgtggatttcacgtgacactgtatagtcactggtcagtacacttctttggtggcacgtgatccggctcgaaggaccatgtattttcgagctatcgcggggaggcgcggtcgttagaatacgcgccaacgggagtcgtaaattcccgttacgattaaaatgatcgacaccacgaatagttcgatccccgtatttcgattaagataataggggtgattcaggtatgataacactgtgactcacagagttaaaatttatatttctaacacttagtatacacgattaaatagatataaataattaacaacttatcgcacgaaaataatatagatgtgtacaatatagagcaaggctcttacaattgaatttagtctattagtggacgtagcactgtaggatacttagtagaataagtgaatgttcgacaatgtCGCGGACCGACTTGGTTTACGTTCCGTTGGCGTTATATTTagagttagaagttaggcgttagattttTTACTCAatgctttacgatatttatataggctcgtctgacctctcgatgtgtaacgttcgactcgtcacaaggaactgatcgactttggatgatttctttgtctcatctttaagacgacccccaccatccttaggtcacgccaccgttcgcgcctatgatcacgtatgtccgctcttgcgtggaaaacgtaacggaccaaattcgacgtttcgagaactcgctgcttggcaacagctatgcgctcgtcgataaattgtatatgatccggcggtcagataagacgatctgactgagacattgtagggccgcgagtgacggttagaaaatacagcctgtgttaaacctcgtggcgtaacagttatatagaattacgatataacgtacagcgttatgtcgtattacgttataacgtatcatgtcatgtagtattacgttataacgtatcatgtcatgtagtattacgttataacgtataacgttatgtggtattacgttataacgtataacgtcatgtagcattactttataacgtatgacgttatgtagtattacgttattaccaataatgttatattgtgttactttataacgtatgacattatgtagtatcacgttatagcgtatgacgtcatgtagtatgacggtttaacgtatgacatcatgtagtattacgctattacgaataacgttgtattgtgttactttatgacgtatgacgttatgtattattacgatataacctatgacgttatgcagtattaggttaaaacgtgtgACGTcttgtagttttacgttataacgtatgacgttacgcagtattacgttataacgtatgacgttacgttgtattacgttattacttgaaactttatgtagtattacgatataacgtacaacgttatatagaattacgatataacgcacaacgttatgtagtattacgttataacgtatgacgttatgttgtgtttcgctataaagt includes the following:
- the LOC125387119 gene encoding uncharacterized protein LOC125387119 — encoded protein: MRHWELMRGYPEIEKETPEAIEDLMETISVNLKALERLGQSIKIPQSIDTELCLQKTRFGWVIGGSPSTQSGTHSFHITTADLQTDLSRFWEIDEGPSTTHLSESELQCEEHFRNHVRRNKEGRYIVALPFNEKLPTLGTSKSVAMSRLAALSRRFQRDKQFEAAYNTVIQEYLDLGHMTKIPHTQPSNNGYYLPHHGVIKESSNTTKLRVVFDGSAVSTTGVSLNDTLHTGPKLQEDLVEILLRFRSHQYVLTGDIEKMYRQILVRPDDRKYQLILWRNSNGEIDTYQLNTVTFGLSAAPYLALRCLKQLAEDEGDRFPRASSVVQRDFYVDDALTGADTKEELTAVRHELTDLLRSGGLNIREWESNDKDILRGLSEKDTNRTLQLGESQTLKTLGIYWNSQDDTILYSVAPTATITRVTKRSISSVIARIYDPLGLLAPVIVRAKILLQRVWALKLDWDESLPSELHTEWDRYYTQLPLLSDTRFPRKTVVKAATQIELHGFCDASEKAYGACIYLRSRSSDGRIETQLLTARSKVAPLKSLTIPRLELSGALLLTSLMSMVKTSLTIDVSRIVYWTDSTIVLQWIKSSPHTLKTFVANRVAEIQAKTNIADWRHVPTDDNPADLISRGQAPKEFLRPNIWKHGPEWLKQQPENWPIWILTPSGDIPEQKKTICLTTNNNDNPLLHRYSSWTRLIRVVAWCLRWKHKQHLAAHLTTDELTRAHNRVIKIIQSGHFATEIRTLQKDRSRDVGGKLQPLNPFLDEDGILRVGGRLTNSSIPFNQKHPIILPKASVTELIIDQEHRKNHHTGTQATLYAVRLRYWPIDGRSQVWRTIKRCVRCCRPNPPPVEYLMGDLPEARIAESRPFTNVGIDYCGPFYIKERRDRNRRKIKIYAAIFVCLATKAVHIELVSDLTTDAFLAALRRFISRRGHCATILTDNGTNFVGANRELQELRTLLQSDDHKERNSSIRAAIKLAAHPPDQTAVLEQMASRVPQRANPPQ